A section of the Oryza sativa Japonica Group chromosome 1, ASM3414082v1 genome encodes:
- the LOC4324676 gene encoding uncharacterized protein — protein MLPALLPGCLAAPPPPPPLVTTSSTASPSAHLRTLRLPSGLAVSRRAGFGEAARAAATERGAIEEEEEEEEGFPEWGNGDEDEYDHDPEIGDIMGEYFDDPNKAQSRMEERIKKKRHKIVQAKTGSPNPMKVVFNKFDFSNSYIWFEFYHALLPKDVTLICDALRSWHIVGRLGGCNSMNMQLSQLPLDCQRPTYDALEGANTTPTSFYNIGDLEIQDNIARVWVDIGIHEPLLLDILLNALTTINSDHVGIKQVQFGGSEFQNWSEDLKTEEAGYSVHKI, from the exons ATGCTCCCGGCCCTTCTCCCCGGCTGCCTcgccgcgcccccgcccccgccgccgcttgtcACCACCAGCAGCACCGCATCCCCTAGCGCGCACCTCAGAACGCTCCGGCTCCCCTCTGGCCTTGCGGTATCCCGACGCGCGGGCTTCGGGGAGGCCGCGCGTGCAGCGGCCACCGAGCGAGGCgccatcgaggaggaggaggaggaggaggaggggttcccGGAGTGGGGGAACGGCGACGAGGATGAGTACGACCACGACCCGGAGATCGGCGACATAATGGGGGAGTACTTCGACGACCCCAACAAAGCCCAGTCTCGC atggaggagaggataaaGAAGAAGCGGCACAAGATCGTGCAGGCCAAGACCGGCTCACCCAACCCCATGAAGGTCGTCTTCAACAA GTTTGACTTCTCCAATTCGTACATATGGTTCGAGTTCTACCATGCTTTACTGCCAAAAGATGTGACCTTAATTTGCGAT GCTCTGCGGTCATGGCATATAGTTGGGCGCCTGGGCGGGTGCAATTCTATGAATATGCAG CTATCACAGTTGCCTTTAGACTGTCAAAGACCAACTTATGATGCTCTTGAAGGAGCGAATACCACACCAACATCCTTTTACAATATTGGTGATCTTGAGATTCAAGATAATATAGCACGTGTATG GGTAGACATTGGTATTCACGAACCGTTGCTTTTGGACATCCTGCTTAATGCATTAACGACCATAAATTCAGA TCATGTGGGCATTAAGCAAGTGCAGTTTGGAGGGAGTGAATTTCAGAACTGGAGCGAGGACTTGAAAACGGAAGAAGCTGGATATAGTGTCCACAAAATTTAG
- the LOC4324677 gene encoding zinc protease PQQL-like isoform X1, with amino-acid sequence MDLLPPATEPPAGGGGGGGGAPAPGRRLRRGVGFRSLKMVSVSMDEPLPAEPVGVAYGRLANGLAYYVRSNPKPRMRAALSLAVKVGSVVEEEDERGVAHIVEHLAFSATSRYTNHDIVKFLESIGAEFGACQNALTSSDETIYELLVPVDKPGLLSQAISVLAEFSSEVRVSAEDLEKERGAVLEEYRGGRNATGRMQDSHWALLFEGSKYAERLPIGTEKVIRTVPHETVRHFYHKWYHLSNMAVFAVGDFPDTQAVVEMIKEHFGQKAPPSCPPPVIPDFPVPSHVEPRFSCFVESEAAGSAVVVSCKMPADRIKTVTDYRDSLAESMFHCALNQRLFKISRRNDPPYFSCSSAADALVRPVKAYIMTSSCRERGTVEALESMLLEVARVRLHGFSEREISIARALMMSDIESAYLERDQMQSTTLRDEFLQDPFCTASACGETGGRHLLLLSHFLHEDPVVGIEYEAQLQKTLLPHISSAEVVKFAANFSTISSCVIKVVEPHAHASLEDLKAVVLKVNTLEQDNAIPPWDEEQIPEEIVSQSPEPGSILDKVEHPGIGATEMILSNGMRICYKCTDFLDDQVVFTGFAYGGLSELSEDEYTSCSMGSTIAGEIGIFGYRPSVLMDMLAGKRAEVGTKVGAYMRSFSGDCSPSDLETALQLVYQLFTTKVEPREEEVKIVMQMAEEAIYAQERDPYTAFANRAREINYGNSYFFKPIRISDLKKVDPIRACEYFNNCFKDPSAFTVVIVGNIDPSISVPLILQYLGGIPNVGNAVLPLTRDDLKGLPFKFPETIIREVVRSPMVEAQCFVQLGFPVVLKSTTMTEDIHYVGFLSKLLETKIMQVLRFKYGQVYSVNVGVFLGGNKPSRSGDIRGDISVNFSCDPDMSSKLVDFVLEEISFLQNEGPSEEDVLTILEIEQRAHENGLQENYYWLDRVLRSYQSRVYSGDVGSTFEIQDEGRLKVREALTPQSMQMALQRVVPFPCRKQFTVVILMPKSSCWNSFKALLTWSPGGFSRDAKILAGMAGAIVLAVSLWRYSRSTLRS; translated from the exons ATGGATCTGCTCCCGCCGGCGACCGAGCCGCCggccgggggaggcggcggcggcggcggcgcccccgccCCGGGGAGGAGGCTGCGCCGGGGCGTCGGGTTCCGGTCGCTGAAGATGGTCAGCGTCTCCATGGACGAGCCGCTCCCCGCGGAGCCCGTCGGCGTCGCGTACGGCCGCCTCGCCAACGGCCTCGCCTACTACGTCCGCTCCAACCCCAAGCCCCGCATGCgcgccgccctctccctcgccgTCAAGGTCGG gtcggtggtggaggaggaggacgagcgcGGGGTGGCGCACATCGTCGAGCACCTCGCCTTCAGCGCCACGTCGCGCTACACCAACCACGACATCGTCAAGTTCCTCGAGAGCATCGGGGCCGAGTTCGGCGCCTGCCAGAACGCGCTCACCTCCTCCGACGAGACCATCTACGAGCTGCTTGTCCCCGTCGACAAACCCGGCCTGCTCTCCCAGGCCATCTCAGTCCTGGCCGAGTTCAGCTCTGAG GTTCGTGTGTCGGCGGAGGATTtggagaaagagaggggtgcTGTATTGGAGGAGTATAGGGGTGGACGTAATGCTACTGGGAGGATGCAGGATTCCCATTGGGCATTGTTGTTCGAAGGCTCCAAG TATGCAGAACGCCTGCCTATAGGTACTGAGAAGGTGATACGGACTGTTCCTCATGAGACTGTTAGGCACTTTTACCATAAGTGGTACCATCTAAGCAACATGGCTGTCTTTGCTGTAGGGGACTTCCCAGATACACAG GCTGTTGTTGAAATGATAAAGGAGCACTTTGGCCAGAAAGCCCCACCTTCATGTCCTCCACCAGTTATACCAGATTTTCCAGTACCATCGCATGTTGAACCTCGGTTTTCATGCTTTGTGGAATCTGAAGCTGCAGGG TCAGCTGTTGTTGTTAGCTGCAAGATGCCTGCTGATAGAATTAAAACGGTGACGGATTATCGGGATTCTCTGGCAGAGTCAATGTTTCATTGTGCTTTGAACCAAAGGCTGTTCAAAATATCTCGCAGGAATGATCCTCCATACTTCTCTTGCTCTTCAGCTGCAGATGCTCTTGTACGACCAGTGAAGGCATATATTATGACATCCAGTTGTCGCGAAAGGGGAACAGTCGAGGCTCTTGAGTCTATGCTGCTTGAG GTTGCTAGGGTTCGGCTCCATGGATTTTCTGAACGTGAGATATCCATTGCACGTGCTTTAATGATGTCAGATATCGAGTCTGCATATTTGGAACGTGATCAGATGCAGTCAACAACCCTTCGGGATGAATTCTTGCAG GACCCTTTTTGCACAGCTTCTGCTTGTGGAGAAACTGGTGGAAGACACCTTTTGCTTCTCAGC CATTTTCTTCATGAAGATCCTGTTGTCGGGATTGAATATGAAGCACAGTTGCAGAAGACTCTTCTACCCC ATATTTCTTCTGCGGAAGTGGTAAAGTTTGCAGCAAACTTTTCAACAATAAGCAGCTGTGTTATCAAGGTAGTTGAACCTCATGCCCATGCTTCTTTGGAGGATTTGAAAGCAGTTGTATTGAAAGTCAACACTCTTGAACAAGACAACGCTATTCCTCCATGGGATGAAGAGCAAATCCCTGAAGAAATTGTCAGCCAAAGTCCAGAGCCAGG GAGTATTCTTGATAAAGTGGAGCACCCAGGAATTGGTGCTACAGAGATGATACTTTCGAATGGCATGCGAATTTGCTACAAGTGTACTGACTTTCTTGATGATCAG GTTGTTTTTACTGGGTTTGCCTATGGTGGTCTGTCTGAATTGTCTGAAGATGAATATACCTCATGTTCAATGGGTTCAACAATAGCAGGAGAGATTGGCATTTTTGGCTACAGACCATCTGTCCTGATGGACATGCTTGCTGGCAAGAGAGCTGAAGTCGGTACAAAAGTTGGGGCATACATGAGATCATTTTCTGGGGACTGCTCACCTTCAGATCTTGAAACTGCTTTGCAG CTTGTCTACCAATTATTTACAACAAAGGTGGAGCCAAGAGAGGAAGAAGTAAAAATAGTAATGCAAATGGCAGAGGAAGCTATCTATGCTCAAGAAAGAGATCCTTACACTGCATTTGCAAATCGTGCACGGGAGATAAATTACGGGAATTCATACTTCTTTAAG CCAATTAGAATAAGTGACTTGAAGAAGGTGGATCCAATAAGAGCGTGTGAATATTTCAACAATTGCTTCAAGGATCCATCAGCTTTTACTGTTGTAATAGTTGGAAACATAGACCCATCTATCTCAGTTCCACTGATTCTGCAGTACTTG GGTGGAATACCTAACGTAGGGAATGCAGTTCTGCCACTTACTCGTGATGATCTAAAAGGATTGCCATTCAAGTTTCCGGAGACTATTATTAG AGAAGTTGTTCGCAGCCCTATGGTTGAAGCTCAATGCTTTGTGCAACTAGGATTTCCTGTGGTTTTAAAGAGCACAACAATG ACAGAGGATATTCACTATGTTGGGTTTCTAAGTAAACTTCTGGAGACGAAAATCATGCAAGTGCTTCGTTTCAAATATGGACAG GTTTACTCAGTCAATGTAGGTGTCTTCTTAGGTGGCAACAAACCTTCAAGAAGTGGAGATATTCGTGGAGATATAAGTGTGAATTTTTCATGCGATCCAGACATGTCATCCAAACTT GTTGACTTTGTGCTGGAAGAGATATCATTTCTACAAAATGAAGGCCCTTCTGAAGAAGACGTATTAACTATCCTTGAAATTGAACAAAGAGCTCATGAAAATGGATTACAG GAAAATTACTACTGGCTGGATCGAGTTCTGCGGAGCTATCAATCAAGGGTTTATTCTGGAGATGTTGGATCCACCTTTGAG ATCCAAGATGAGGGACGTCTAAAGGTTAGAGAGGCTTTGACACCACAATCGATGCAAATGGCCTTGCAAAGAGTTGTGCCTTTCCCTTGCAGAAAACAGTTCACTGTAGTTATTCTTATGCCGAAGTCATCCTGCTGGAACTCGTTTAAGGCACTGCTTACTTGGAGCCCTGGTGGATTTAGCAGAGACGCAAAG ATTTTGGCTGGCATGGCTGGCGCAATAGTGTTAGCGGTCAGTTTGTGGAGATACTCACGTAGCACATTGAGATCATAG
- the LOC4324677 gene encoding zinc protease PQQL-like isoform X2: MDLLPPATEPPAGGGGGGGGAPAPGRRLRRGVGFRSLKMVSVSMDEPLPAEPVGVAYGRLANGLAYYVRSNPKPRMRAALSLAVKVGSVVEEEDERGVAHIVEHLAFSATSRYTNHDIVKFLESIGAEFGACQNALTSSDETIYELLVPVDKPGLLSQAISVLAEFSSEVRVSAEDLEKERGAVLEEYRGGRNATGRMQDSHWALLFEGSKYAERLPIGTEKVIRTVPHETVRHFYHKWYHLSNMAVFAVGDFPDTQAVVEMIKEHFGQKAPPSCPPPVIPDFPVPSHVEPRFSCFVESEAAGSAVVVSCKMPADRIKTVTDYRDSLAESMFHCALNQRLFKISRRNDPPYFSCSSAADALVRPVKAYIMTSSCRERGTVEALESMLLEVARVRLHGFSEREISIARALMMSDIESAYLERDQMQSTTLRDEFLQHFLHEDPVVGIEYEAQLQKTLLPHISSAEVVKFAANFSTISSCVIKVVEPHAHASLEDLKAVVLKVNTLEQDNAIPPWDEEQIPEEIVSQSPEPGSILDKVEHPGIGATEMILSNGMRICYKCTDFLDDQVVFTGFAYGGLSELSEDEYTSCSMGSTIAGEIGIFGYRPSVLMDMLAGKRAEVGTKVGAYMRSFSGDCSPSDLETALQLVYQLFTTKVEPREEEVKIVMQMAEEAIYAQERDPYTAFANRAREINYGNSYFFKPIRISDLKKVDPIRACEYFNNCFKDPSAFTVVIVGNIDPSISVPLILQYLGGIPNVGNAVLPLTRDDLKGLPFKFPETIIREVVRSPMVEAQCFVQLGFPVVLKSTTMTEDIHYVGFLSKLLETKIMQVLRFKYGQVYSVNVGVFLGGNKPSRSGDIRGDISVNFSCDPDMSSKLVDFVLEEISFLQNEGPSEEDVLTILEIEQRAHENGLQENYYWLDRVLRSYQSRVYSGDVGSTFEIQDEGRLKVREALTPQSMQMALQRVVPFPCRKQFTVVILMPKSSCWNSFKALLTWSPGGFSRDAKILAGMAGAIVLAVSLWRYSRSTLRS, translated from the exons ATGGATCTGCTCCCGCCGGCGACCGAGCCGCCggccgggggaggcggcggcggcggcggcgcccccgccCCGGGGAGGAGGCTGCGCCGGGGCGTCGGGTTCCGGTCGCTGAAGATGGTCAGCGTCTCCATGGACGAGCCGCTCCCCGCGGAGCCCGTCGGCGTCGCGTACGGCCGCCTCGCCAACGGCCTCGCCTACTACGTCCGCTCCAACCCCAAGCCCCGCATGCgcgccgccctctccctcgccgTCAAGGTCGG gtcggtggtggaggaggaggacgagcgcGGGGTGGCGCACATCGTCGAGCACCTCGCCTTCAGCGCCACGTCGCGCTACACCAACCACGACATCGTCAAGTTCCTCGAGAGCATCGGGGCCGAGTTCGGCGCCTGCCAGAACGCGCTCACCTCCTCCGACGAGACCATCTACGAGCTGCTTGTCCCCGTCGACAAACCCGGCCTGCTCTCCCAGGCCATCTCAGTCCTGGCCGAGTTCAGCTCTGAG GTTCGTGTGTCGGCGGAGGATTtggagaaagagaggggtgcTGTATTGGAGGAGTATAGGGGTGGACGTAATGCTACTGGGAGGATGCAGGATTCCCATTGGGCATTGTTGTTCGAAGGCTCCAAG TATGCAGAACGCCTGCCTATAGGTACTGAGAAGGTGATACGGACTGTTCCTCATGAGACTGTTAGGCACTTTTACCATAAGTGGTACCATCTAAGCAACATGGCTGTCTTTGCTGTAGGGGACTTCCCAGATACACAG GCTGTTGTTGAAATGATAAAGGAGCACTTTGGCCAGAAAGCCCCACCTTCATGTCCTCCACCAGTTATACCAGATTTTCCAGTACCATCGCATGTTGAACCTCGGTTTTCATGCTTTGTGGAATCTGAAGCTGCAGGG TCAGCTGTTGTTGTTAGCTGCAAGATGCCTGCTGATAGAATTAAAACGGTGACGGATTATCGGGATTCTCTGGCAGAGTCAATGTTTCATTGTGCTTTGAACCAAAGGCTGTTCAAAATATCTCGCAGGAATGATCCTCCATACTTCTCTTGCTCTTCAGCTGCAGATGCTCTTGTACGACCAGTGAAGGCATATATTATGACATCCAGTTGTCGCGAAAGGGGAACAGTCGAGGCTCTTGAGTCTATGCTGCTTGAG GTTGCTAGGGTTCGGCTCCATGGATTTTCTGAACGTGAGATATCCATTGCACGTGCTTTAATGATGTCAGATATCGAGTCTGCATATTTGGAACGTGATCAGATGCAGTCAACAACCCTTCGGGATGAATTCTTGCAG CATTTTCTTCATGAAGATCCTGTTGTCGGGATTGAATATGAAGCACAGTTGCAGAAGACTCTTCTACCCC ATATTTCTTCTGCGGAAGTGGTAAAGTTTGCAGCAAACTTTTCAACAATAAGCAGCTGTGTTATCAAGGTAGTTGAACCTCATGCCCATGCTTCTTTGGAGGATTTGAAAGCAGTTGTATTGAAAGTCAACACTCTTGAACAAGACAACGCTATTCCTCCATGGGATGAAGAGCAAATCCCTGAAGAAATTGTCAGCCAAAGTCCAGAGCCAGG GAGTATTCTTGATAAAGTGGAGCACCCAGGAATTGGTGCTACAGAGATGATACTTTCGAATGGCATGCGAATTTGCTACAAGTGTACTGACTTTCTTGATGATCAG GTTGTTTTTACTGGGTTTGCCTATGGTGGTCTGTCTGAATTGTCTGAAGATGAATATACCTCATGTTCAATGGGTTCAACAATAGCAGGAGAGATTGGCATTTTTGGCTACAGACCATCTGTCCTGATGGACATGCTTGCTGGCAAGAGAGCTGAAGTCGGTACAAAAGTTGGGGCATACATGAGATCATTTTCTGGGGACTGCTCACCTTCAGATCTTGAAACTGCTTTGCAG CTTGTCTACCAATTATTTACAACAAAGGTGGAGCCAAGAGAGGAAGAAGTAAAAATAGTAATGCAAATGGCAGAGGAAGCTATCTATGCTCAAGAAAGAGATCCTTACACTGCATTTGCAAATCGTGCACGGGAGATAAATTACGGGAATTCATACTTCTTTAAG CCAATTAGAATAAGTGACTTGAAGAAGGTGGATCCAATAAGAGCGTGTGAATATTTCAACAATTGCTTCAAGGATCCATCAGCTTTTACTGTTGTAATAGTTGGAAACATAGACCCATCTATCTCAGTTCCACTGATTCTGCAGTACTTG GGTGGAATACCTAACGTAGGGAATGCAGTTCTGCCACTTACTCGTGATGATCTAAAAGGATTGCCATTCAAGTTTCCGGAGACTATTATTAG AGAAGTTGTTCGCAGCCCTATGGTTGAAGCTCAATGCTTTGTGCAACTAGGATTTCCTGTGGTTTTAAAGAGCACAACAATG ACAGAGGATATTCACTATGTTGGGTTTCTAAGTAAACTTCTGGAGACGAAAATCATGCAAGTGCTTCGTTTCAAATATGGACAG GTTTACTCAGTCAATGTAGGTGTCTTCTTAGGTGGCAACAAACCTTCAAGAAGTGGAGATATTCGTGGAGATATAAGTGTGAATTTTTCATGCGATCCAGACATGTCATCCAAACTT GTTGACTTTGTGCTGGAAGAGATATCATTTCTACAAAATGAAGGCCCTTCTGAAGAAGACGTATTAACTATCCTTGAAATTGAACAAAGAGCTCATGAAAATGGATTACAG GAAAATTACTACTGGCTGGATCGAGTTCTGCGGAGCTATCAATCAAGGGTTTATTCTGGAGATGTTGGATCCACCTTTGAG ATCCAAGATGAGGGACGTCTAAAGGTTAGAGAGGCTTTGACACCACAATCGATGCAAATGGCCTTGCAAAGAGTTGTGCCTTTCCCTTGCAGAAAACAGTTCACTGTAGTTATTCTTATGCCGAAGTCATCCTGCTGGAACTCGTTTAAGGCACTGCTTACTTGGAGCCCTGGTGGATTTAGCAGAGACGCAAAG ATTTTGGCTGGCATGGCTGGCGCAATAGTGTTAGCGGTCAGTTTGTGGAGATACTCACGTAGCACATTGAGATCATAG
- the LOC4324677 gene encoding zinc protease PQQL-like isoform X3, translating to MQDSHWALLFEGSKYAERLPIGTEKVIRTVPHETVRHFYHKWYHLSNMAVFAVGDFPDTQAVVEMIKEHFGQKAPPSCPPPVIPDFPVPSHVEPRFSCFVESEAAGSAVVVSCKMPADRIKTVTDYRDSLAESMFHCALNQRLFKISRRNDPPYFSCSSAADALVRPVKAYIMTSSCRERGTVEALESMLLEVARVRLHGFSEREISIARALMMSDIESAYLERDQMQSTTLRDEFLQHFLHEDPVVGIEYEAQLQKTLLPHISSAEVVKFAANFSTISSCVIKVVEPHAHASLEDLKAVVLKVNTLEQDNAIPPWDEEQIPEEIVSQSPEPGSILDKVEHPGIGATEMILSNGMRICYKCTDFLDDQVVFTGFAYGGLSELSEDEYTSCSMGSTIAGEIGIFGYRPSVLMDMLAGKRAEVGTKVGAYMRSFSGDCSPSDLETALQLVYQLFTTKVEPREEEVKIVMQMAEEAIYAQERDPYTAFANRAREINYGNSYFFKPIRISDLKKVDPIRACEYFNNCFKDPSAFTVVIVGNIDPSISVPLILQYLGGIPNVGNAVLPLTRDDLKGLPFKFPETIIREVVRSPMVEAQCFVQLGFPVVLKSTTMTEDIHYVGFLSKLLETKIMQVLRFKYGQVYSVNVGVFLGGNKPSRSGDIRGDISVNFSCDPDMSSKLVDFVLEEISFLQNEGPSEEDVLTILEIEQRAHENGLQENYYWLDRVLRSYQSRVYSGDVGSTFEIQDEGRLKVREALTPQSMQMALQRVVPFPCRKQFTVVILMPKSSCWNSFKALLTWSPGGFSRDAKILAGMAGAIVLAVSLWRYSRSTLRS from the exons ATGCAGGATTCCCATTGGGCATTGTTGTTCGAAGGCTCCAAG TATGCAGAACGCCTGCCTATAGGTACTGAGAAGGTGATACGGACTGTTCCTCATGAGACTGTTAGGCACTTTTACCATAAGTGGTACCATCTAAGCAACATGGCTGTCTTTGCTGTAGGGGACTTCCCAGATACACAG GCTGTTGTTGAAATGATAAAGGAGCACTTTGGCCAGAAAGCCCCACCTTCATGTCCTCCACCAGTTATACCAGATTTTCCAGTACCATCGCATGTTGAACCTCGGTTTTCATGCTTTGTGGAATCTGAAGCTGCAGGG TCAGCTGTTGTTGTTAGCTGCAAGATGCCTGCTGATAGAATTAAAACGGTGACGGATTATCGGGATTCTCTGGCAGAGTCAATGTTTCATTGTGCTTTGAACCAAAGGCTGTTCAAAATATCTCGCAGGAATGATCCTCCATACTTCTCTTGCTCTTCAGCTGCAGATGCTCTTGTACGACCAGTGAAGGCATATATTATGACATCCAGTTGTCGCGAAAGGGGAACAGTCGAGGCTCTTGAGTCTATGCTGCTTGAG GTTGCTAGGGTTCGGCTCCATGGATTTTCTGAACGTGAGATATCCATTGCACGTGCTTTAATGATGTCAGATATCGAGTCTGCATATTTGGAACGTGATCAGATGCAGTCAACAACCCTTCGGGATGAATTCTTGCAG CATTTTCTTCATGAAGATCCTGTTGTCGGGATTGAATATGAAGCACAGTTGCAGAAGACTCTTCTACCCC ATATTTCTTCTGCGGAAGTGGTAAAGTTTGCAGCAAACTTTTCAACAATAAGCAGCTGTGTTATCAAGGTAGTTGAACCTCATGCCCATGCTTCTTTGGAGGATTTGAAAGCAGTTGTATTGAAAGTCAACACTCTTGAACAAGACAACGCTATTCCTCCATGGGATGAAGAGCAAATCCCTGAAGAAATTGTCAGCCAAAGTCCAGAGCCAGG GAGTATTCTTGATAAAGTGGAGCACCCAGGAATTGGTGCTACAGAGATGATACTTTCGAATGGCATGCGAATTTGCTACAAGTGTACTGACTTTCTTGATGATCAG GTTGTTTTTACTGGGTTTGCCTATGGTGGTCTGTCTGAATTGTCTGAAGATGAATATACCTCATGTTCAATGGGTTCAACAATAGCAGGAGAGATTGGCATTTTTGGCTACAGACCATCTGTCCTGATGGACATGCTTGCTGGCAAGAGAGCTGAAGTCGGTACAAAAGTTGGGGCATACATGAGATCATTTTCTGGGGACTGCTCACCTTCAGATCTTGAAACTGCTTTGCAG CTTGTCTACCAATTATTTACAACAAAGGTGGAGCCAAGAGAGGAAGAAGTAAAAATAGTAATGCAAATGGCAGAGGAAGCTATCTATGCTCAAGAAAGAGATCCTTACACTGCATTTGCAAATCGTGCACGGGAGATAAATTACGGGAATTCATACTTCTTTAAG CCAATTAGAATAAGTGACTTGAAGAAGGTGGATCCAATAAGAGCGTGTGAATATTTCAACAATTGCTTCAAGGATCCATCAGCTTTTACTGTTGTAATAGTTGGAAACATAGACCCATCTATCTCAGTTCCACTGATTCTGCAGTACTTG GGTGGAATACCTAACGTAGGGAATGCAGTTCTGCCACTTACTCGTGATGATCTAAAAGGATTGCCATTCAAGTTTCCGGAGACTATTATTAG AGAAGTTGTTCGCAGCCCTATGGTTGAAGCTCAATGCTTTGTGCAACTAGGATTTCCTGTGGTTTTAAAGAGCACAACAATG ACAGAGGATATTCACTATGTTGGGTTTCTAAGTAAACTTCTGGAGACGAAAATCATGCAAGTGCTTCGTTTCAAATATGGACAG GTTTACTCAGTCAATGTAGGTGTCTTCTTAGGTGGCAACAAACCTTCAAGAAGTGGAGATATTCGTGGAGATATAAGTGTGAATTTTTCATGCGATCCAGACATGTCATCCAAACTT GTTGACTTTGTGCTGGAAGAGATATCATTTCTACAAAATGAAGGCCCTTCTGAAGAAGACGTATTAACTATCCTTGAAATTGAACAAAGAGCTCATGAAAATGGATTACAG GAAAATTACTACTGGCTGGATCGAGTTCTGCGGAGCTATCAATCAAGGGTTTATTCTGGAGATGTTGGATCCACCTTTGAG ATCCAAGATGAGGGACGTCTAAAGGTTAGAGAGGCTTTGACACCACAATCGATGCAAATGGCCTTGCAAAGAGTTGTGCCTTTCCCTTGCAGAAAACAGTTCACTGTAGTTATTCTTATGCCGAAGTCATCCTGCTGGAACTCGTTTAAGGCACTGCTTACTTGGAGCCCTGGTGGATTTAGCAGAGACGCAAAG ATTTTGGCTGGCATGGCTGGCGCAATAGTGTTAGCGGTCAGTTTGTGGAGATACTCACGTAGCACATTGAGATCATAG
- the LOC4324678 gene encoding uncharacterized protein isoform X1, which produces MACLHDHSCEDHNCAADWSLFNHIDVPKVVALNESVAGSVKSVFKPWEQRLDTSGGFLESNEGDPELLVFIPFTSDVKIKSISVVGGADGTSPSRMRAFINREGIDFNDAQNMQPVQEWELAENLQGVLEYQTRYSRFQGVANLTLHFPENFGGDTTKIYYIGLRGEATQNKRDVVATIVYEIMPNPSDHKTKSETGGGFSHVE; this is translated from the exons ATGGCGTGCCTGCACGACCACAGCTGCGAGGATCACAACTGCGCCGCCGACTGGTCGCTCTTCAACCACATCGACGTCCCCAag gtGGTGGCTCTGAACGAATCTGTGGCGGGGAGCGTCAAGTCGGTCTTCAAGCCCTGGGAGCAGCGCCTCGACACCTCTGGG GGTTTTCTGGAGAGTAATGAGGGTGACCCTGAGTTACTTGTTTTCATCCC GTTTACATCAGACGTCAAGATCAAGAGCATCTCTGTTGTTGGTGGTGCAGATGGAACAAGCCCTTCTAGAATGAGAGC GTTTATCAACCGAGAAGGCATTGACTTCAATGATGCTCAAAATATGCAACCTGTGCAG GAATGGGAGCTGGCAGAGAATTTGCAGGGAGTTCTTGAGTACCAAACAAG GTATTCAAGGTTCCAGGGTGTGGCTAACCTAACTCTACATTTCCCTGAGAACTTTGGAGGTGACACAACTAAGATATATTACATTGGGTTGCGTGGTGAAGCTACTCAG AACAAAAGGGATGTTGTGGCCACAATTGTGTATGAAATAATGCCTAATCCATCTGATCACAA AACTAAGTCTGAGACTGGAGGTGGTTTCTCGCATGTTGAGTAG
- the LOC4324678 gene encoding uncharacterized protein isoform X2 — MLVSASCALLLQKVHVQIHLVLLIHLFLLSIACCVDLCMRFTSDVKIKSISVVGGADGTSPSRMRAFINREGIDFNDAQNMQPVQEWELAENLQGVLEYQTRYSRFQGVANLTLHFPENFGGDTTKIYYIGLRGEATQNKRDVVATIVYEIMPNPSDHKTKSETGGGFSHVE, encoded by the exons ATGCTTGTCAGTGCTTCTTGTGCTCTACTTTTGCAGAAAGTTCATGTCCAGATACATTTAGTTTTGTTGATACATCTATTTTTGCTCTCCATAGCTTGCTGTGTAGACTTGTGTATGAG GTTTACATCAGACGTCAAGATCAAGAGCATCTCTGTTGTTGGTGGTGCAGATGGAACAAGCCCTTCTAGAATGAGAGC GTTTATCAACCGAGAAGGCATTGACTTCAATGATGCTCAAAATATGCAACCTGTGCAG GAATGGGAGCTGGCAGAGAATTTGCAGGGAGTTCTTGAGTACCAAACAAG GTATTCAAGGTTCCAGGGTGTGGCTAACCTAACTCTACATTTCCCTGAGAACTTTGGAGGTGACACAACTAAGATATATTACATTGGGTTGCGTGGTGAAGCTACTCAG AACAAAAGGGATGTTGTGGCCACAATTGTGTATGAAATAATGCCTAATCCATCTGATCACAA AACTAAGTCTGAGACTGGAGGTGGTTTCTCGCATGTTGAGTAG